Proteins from a single region of Corylus avellana chromosome ca11, CavTom2PMs-1.0:
- the LOC132165963 gene encoding uncharacterized protein LOC132165963, producing MDSARSWLQKLQPRDKLRASTKRKEGNSEGKGGDPDVQGSAEALSNVTKQKVAAAKQYIENHYKEQMKSLQERKERRNILEKKLADADVSEEDQNNLLKFLEKKETEYMRLQRHKMGADDFELLTMIGKGAFGEVRICREKTTDHVYAMKKLKKSEMLRRGQVEHVKAERNLLAEVDSNCIVKLYCSFQDDEFLYLIMEYLPGGDMMTLLMRKDTLTEDEARFYVAETVLAIESIHKHNYIHRDIKPDNLLLDRHGHLRLSDFGLCKPLDCSTLQEQDFSMANNANGAAQNDGRPPAPKRTQQEQLQHWQKNRRTLAYSTVGTPDYIAPEVLLKKGYGLECDWWSLGAIMYEMLVGYPPFYSDDPMSTCRKIVNWRTHLKFPEEAKLSPEAKDLISKLLCNVNQRLGSKGANEIKAHLWFNGIDWDKIYQIEAAFLPEVNDELDTQNFEKFDESDNQGQGSTKTGPWRKMLSSKDINFVGYTYKNFEIVNDYQVPGIAELKKKPNKPKRPSIKSLFEVESETSETSEISDVSAASQPVQGSFLNLLPPQLVVSENQNKSS from the exons ATGGATTCAGCGAGGAGTTGGCTTCAGAAGCTTCAACCGCGGGACAAGTTGAGGGCTTCGACAAAGAGGAAGGAGGGTAATAGTGAAGGGAAGGGTGGGGATCCGGATGTGCAGGGCAGTGCAGAAGCGCTTTCCAATGTCACGAAGCAGAAGGTTGCTGCTGCAAAGCAGTATATCGAGAACCATTACAAGGAGCAAATGAAGAGCCTGCAGGAGAGGAAGGAGCG ACGGAATATACTGGAAAAGAAGTTGGCTGATGCTGATGTCTCCGAGGAAGATCAAAACAAcctacttaaatttttggaGAAGAAGGAAACTGAGTACATGCGCCTTCAAAGGCATAAAATGGGTGCTGATGATTTTGAGTTATTGACGATGATTGGAAAAGGTGCATTTGGAGAG GTTAGAATTTGTCGGGAGAAGACCACAGATCATGTATATGCTATGAAAAAACTTAAGAAATCAGAGATGCTTCGTAGAGGCCAG GTTGAGCATGTGAAGGCTGAAAGGAATCTGCTTGCGGAGGTTGACAGCAATTGCATCGTCAAACTCTACTGTTCTTTTCAAGATGATGAGTTTCTTTATCTTATTATGGAGTATCTACCTGGTGGAGATATGATGACTTTACTTATGAGAAAGGATACCTTGACTGAAGACGAAGCCAGATTTTATGTTGCGGAAACAGTTCTGGCTATTGAATCTATCCATAAACACAATTACATTCATAG GGATATCAAGCCTGATAACTTGCTACTTGATAGACATGGACACTTGAGACTGTCAGATTTTGGACTATGTAAACCATTAGACTGTAGTACACTCCAAGAACAGGACTTTTCAATGGCAAACAATGCTAACGGGGCTGCACAGAATGATGGACGCCCTCCAGCTCCAAAACGCACACAGCAAGAGCAACTACAGCATTGGCAAAAGAATAGAAGAACTCTT GCTTATTCTACTGTTGGTACACCTGACTATATTGCTCCAGAAGTTTTGTTGAAGAAAGGTTATGGGTTGGAATGTGATTG GTGGTCACTTGGGGCTATTATGTATGAAATGCTCGTGGGTTACCCGCCTTTCTACTCTGATGATCCCATGTCAACATGTAGGAAG ATAGTAAATTGGAGAACTCATTTGAAGTTTCCTGAGGAAGCAAAGCTATCTCCAGAGGCAAAAGATCTTATTAGTAAACTTTTGTGTAATGTAAACCAGAGGTTAGGCTCAAAAGGCGCAAATGAAATAAAG GCTCATCTGTGGTTTAATGGTATTGATTGGGACAAGATATATCAAATAGAAGCTGCATTTCTTCCTGAGGTCAATGATGAGTTGGAcactcaaaattttgaaaagttcGATGAG TCTGATAACCAGGGTCAGGGTTCAACGAAAACTGGTCCATGGAGAAAG ATGCTCTCGTCTAAGGACATCAATTTTGTGGGTTACACGTATAAGAACTTTGAAATTGTCAATGATTACCAAGTGCCTGGGATCG CTGAGTTGAAGAAGAAACCCAACAAACCAAAGAGGCCGTCCATCAAGTCACTTTTTG AGGTTGAGTCTGAAACATCGGAAACATCTGAGATATCCGACGTATCTGCAGCCAGTCAACCTGTACAAGGGAGCTTTTTGAATCTCTTGCCTCCCCAACTAGTAGTATCTGAAAATCAGAATAAATCCTCCTAA
- the LOC132165703 gene encoding ABC transporter I family member 19: MANKEASKPRDEADENGNSNAIRVCGMQFAYEGEPPLFADFNLELPPGSRCLLVGANGSGKTTLLKILAGKHMVGGRDVVRVLSRSAFHDTQLVCGGDLAYLGGSWSKTVGSAGEIPLQGDFSAEHMIFGVEGTDPVRRDSLIELLDIDLQWRMHKVSDGQRRRVQICMGLLHPFKVLLLDEVTVDLDVVARLDLLDFFKEECDQRGATVVYATHIFDGLETWATHLAYIQDGELRRTEKLSEVNELKNSANLLSVVEAWLRAETKREKKKPINPPAQVQKTSPSGASPFMSSRHMAYYR; this comes from the exons ATGGCGAACAAAGAAGCTTCGAAGCCGAGAGATGAAGCAGATGAAAATGGGAATTCAAACGCTATCAGAGTCTGCGGCATGCAATTCGCGTACGAGGGAGAGCCACCGCTCTTCGCGGACTTCAACCTCGAGCTCCCACCCGGATCCCGATGCCTTCTCGTCGGTGCCAATGGATCTG GGAAGACCACTTTGCTGAAGATTCTTGCGGGTAAGCATATGGTAGGAGGAAGAGATGTGGTACGCGTGCTGAGTCGGTCGGCTTTTCATGACACCCAGTTGGTGTGTGGTGGCGACTTAGCTTATTTGGGAGGATCTTGGAGTAAAACCGTTGGCTCTGCT GGTGAGATTCCACTTCAGGGTGATTTTTCTGCCGAACATATGATATTTGGAG TTGAAGGGACTGACCCTGTTAGGAGAGACAGTTTGATTGAGCTACTTGATATTGACCTGCAATGGAGAATGCACAAGGTATCTGATGGGCAGAGGCGTCGAGTCCAAATTTGCATGGGTCTTCTTCATCCTTTCAAG GTCCTTTTGCTAGATGAGGTTACTGTTGACCTGGATGTTGTTGCTAGACTGGACTTACTTGACTTCTTTAAGGAAGAATGTGATCAG AGAGGAGCCACGGTAGTATATGCAACACATATTTTTGATGGTCTAGAGACATGGGCGACGCATTTGGCATACATCCAAGATGGAGAGTTGAGGAGGACAGAGAAGTTATCAGAGGTTAATGAATTGAAGAATTCAGCCAATCTGCTTTCGGTGGTTGAGGCCTGGCTCCGTGCTGAAACCAAGCGTGAGAAGAAGAAACCCATTAACCCTCCTGCCCAAGTCCAGAAGACCTCTCCTTCTGGTGCTTCTCCTTTTATGTCATCCAGACACATGGCATACTACCGTTAG
- the LOC132165808 gene encoding protein SCARECROW-like has translation MKAGFEMVQGALDTIQPHEPWDYTSVGFPAAPRFNPFLKPIMEHNELSEWVEQITKQLVEDLPETAASDILQHSETQSDQDQSRGLLFEFLFSGDFRPRKATRRNNFDTVAGNELQWSNEPRVNVSDQGRNCKGLSRVDENGLTLITLLLECAVAVSVDNLGEAHRMLLELTQMSSPYGLSCAERAVAYFAKAMSSRVINSWLGICSPLVDYKSIHGAFQVFNNISPFIKFAHFTSNQAILEAFHRRDRVHILDLDIMQGLQWPALFHILATRMEGPPHVRMTGMGTSMEILVETGKQLANFAKRLGMSFEFYPIARKFAEIDALTVQVRHGETLAVHWLQHSMYDATGPDWKTMRLLKELSPTIITLVEQDISHGGSFLDRFVGSLHYYSTLFDSLGVNLPVDDPIRHRVEHWLLYREINNILAIGGPARSGEDKYRHWRIELAKNCIVQVPMSANSMAQAQLILNMFPPAYGYSLVQGDGTLRLGWKDTSLYTASAWTSSNIAPPK, from the exons ATGAAAGCTGGCTTTGAAATGGTTCAGGGAGCTTTGGATACAATCCAACCCCATGAACCATGGGACTACACCTCTGTTGGCTTTCCTGCTGCTCCACGCTTCAACCCTTTCCTCAAGCCTATAATGGAGCACAACGAGCTCTCTGAGTGGGTGGAGCAAATCACTAAACAATTGGTCGAAGACCTACCGGAAACTGCAGCCTCGGATATCTTGCAGCACAGCGAGACACAGTCCGACCAAGATCAGAGTAGAGGTCTTTTGTTCGAATTTCTAT tTTCAGGCGATTTTAGACCAAGAAAAGCGACAAGAAGAAACAACTTTGACACCGTTGCCGGAAACGAGCTTCAATGGAGTAATGAGCCTCGAGTTAACGTTTCTGATCAGGGAAGGAATTGCAAAGGGTTAAGCAGGGTAGATGAGAATGGCTTAACCCTCATAACCCTCCTTCTTGAATGTGCAGTTGCTGTCTCGGTCGATAATCTTGGAGAGGCTCATAGAATGCTACTTGAGCTAACACAAATGAGCTCACCTTACGGCCTTTCTTGCGCTGAGCGTGCTGTGGCTTATTTTGCTAAGGCAATGTCTAGCAGGGTTATCAACTCCTGGCTCG GTATTTGTTCTCCTCTAGTTGACTACAAAAGCATTCATGGCGCCTTCCAAGTGTTCAACAACATATCCCCCTTCATCAAGTTCGCACACTTCACCTCCAACCAAGCCATCCTGGAGGCATTCCACCGGCGTGACAGAGTTCACATTCTTGACCTTGACATCATGCAAGGCCTGCAATGGCCGGCCTTGTTTCACATCCTCGCCACCCGCATGGAGGGCCCTCCGCACGTTAGAATGACGGGCATGGGCACGTCGATGGAGATTCTTGTGGAGACGGGAAAGCAGCTCGCCAACTTCGCCAAGCGGCTCGGAATGTCATTTGAATTCTACCCAATTGCAAGGAAGTTTGCAGAAATCGATGCCTTGACGGTGCAAGTCCGGCATGGAGAAACTCTGGCCGTGCATTGGCTGCAACATTCCATGTACGACGCCACCGGGCCGGACTGGAAAACAATGAGACTGCTAAAAGAGTTATCACCAACCATCATCACACTG GTAGAGCAAGATATCTCCCATGGCGGGTCTTTTCTAGATCGTTTTGTAGGGTCACTGCACTACTACTCGACGCTCTTCGATTCCCTTGGAGTGAATCTGCCGGTGGACGACCCGATCCGGCACAGGGTGGAGCACTGGCTTCTGTACAGGGAGATAAACAACATATTGGCAATCGGAGGGCCGGCGAGAAGCGGGGAAGACAAGTATAGGCATTGGAGGATTGAGCTTGCGAAGAATTGCATTGTACAGGTGCCGATGAGTGCGAATTCAATGGCTCAAGCGCAGCTGATATTAAACATGTTCCCTCCTGCTTATGGATATAGCCTTGTCCAGGGAGATGGGACGCTTAGGCTTGGATGGAAGGATACCAGTTTGTATACTGCTTCTGCATGGACTTCTTCTAATATTGCACCTCCTAAGTAG